The Anaerolineae bacterium genome contains a region encoding:
- a CDS encoding MerR family transcriptional regulator, whose product MSMVQDAPIYRLSTVLERTGLKADTVRAWERRYGLPTPQRTQGDHRLYSERDIATLKWLKARTDEGICISQAVALWRKLSEHGRDPLSVWPSSEAAQTVPSSALDHLRAAWLNACMAFDERAAEQMLNQAFALYDIESVCLQVLCQGLQEIGELWYRNQATVQQEHFAVELIVRRLHTLVQATPPATRKEILLIATPSTEQHSVPTLLLTLLLRRRGLQVLYLGSDVPAERLGAILEDMQVTALILAAQLLSSAAVLQETARMLLGSGIPVGYGGRIFNTVPEIRHRIPAHFLGETIEEALTSTEILLRRDLPQPEVLPPDTSLISVRNALLQARDAIAFDVMQRMVQLGASAADIDTGLRFTCQQLLAALALGDLNFMRDELAWVKDLLQHRQVEASLLTTFWLTYRDAVVRHMDGQGRIIADWLEANALSD is encoded by the coding sequence ATGTCAATGGTACAGGACGCGCCAATCTATAGGCTCAGCACCGTCCTAGAGAGGACAGGCCTGAAGGCCGATACGGTGCGCGCCTGGGAACGTCGCTATGGTCTGCCTACCCCACAACGGACTCAAGGCGACCACCGATTGTACTCTGAGCGTGACATCGCTACCCTGAAGTGGCTTAAGGCGCGTACGGACGAGGGCATATGCATCTCGCAGGCGGTTGCCTTGTGGCGCAAATTGAGCGAGCACGGGCGAGACCCATTGTCCGTTTGGCCGTCGTCTGAAGCGGCACAAACTGTGCCGTCTTCTGCTCTAGATCACCTTCGCGCCGCCTGGTTAAACGCGTGTATGGCCTTTGATGAACGCGCCGCGGAACAGATGCTGAATCAGGCTTTCGCTCTATATGATATCGAAAGTGTCTGCTTACAGGTGCTGTGTCAAGGGTTGCAAGAGATCGGTGAACTGTGGTATCGCAATCAAGCCACTGTTCAGCAAGAACACTTCGCTGTAGAGTTGATCGTTCGACGCCTTCACACCTTGGTTCAGGCCACGCCGCCGGCCACACGGAAGGAGATCCTACTGATAGCCACGCCATCCACAGAACAGCACAGCGTGCCCACCCTGTTACTGACGCTATTGCTGCGTCGACGTGGTTTGCAGGTGCTTTACTTGGGCAGTGATGTGCCCGCCGAGCGTCTAGGTGCTATACTAGAGGATATGCAAGTGACTGCTCTTATTTTAGCTGCTCAACTATTGAGCAGTGCGGCTGTCCTACAGGAGACTGCACGTATGCTGCTGGGAAGCGGCATTCCGGTGGGCTACGGTGGCCGTATCTTTAATACCGTTCCCGAGATTCGGCATCGCATCCCAGCGCACTTTTTGGGGGAAACCATCGAAGAAGCGCTCACTAGCACGGAGATTTTGCTTCGTCGGGATTTGCCGCAGCCAGAGGTTCTGCCGCCAGATACGTCATTGATCAGTGTTCGCAATGCCCTGCTACAGGCGAGGGACGCCATCGCCTTTGACGTCATGCAACGCATGGTCCAGCTAGGCGCGTCGGCGGCGGACATAGATACAGGCTTACGTTTTACCTGCCAGCAACTTTTAGCAGCGCTTGCCTTAGGCGATCTCAACTTCATGCGAGATGAACTCGCATGGGTAAAGGACCTTTTACAGCACCGTCAGGTAGAGGCCTCCCTGCTGACGACTTTCTGGCTCACCTATCGGGATGCTGTGGTACGGCATATGGACGGCCAAGGCCGGATAATCGCTGACTGGCTAGAGGCCAATGCGCTCAGTGACTGA
- a CDS encoding TetR/AcrR family transcriptional regulator, translated as MREQDLANLRDRIIQVARELFVARGYHAISMREIAEAVGASKAALYYHFQDKEALFLAVLSADLRDLGRRVAEARASGQTTEVRLRAVVRSILSLPPEQRAIIRLASQEMTHISAEARQTFYAAYREQFISPIAEVLAEGMALGDLRQADPVRLTWILLGMMYPFFYPAHAVDLGNPVGAVDLIVEVFLRGAGS; from the coding sequence ATGAGGGAACAAGACCTGGCAAATCTACGGGATCGGATTATTCAGGTAGCCAGGGAGTTGTTCGTCGCCCGCGGATATCATGCTATCTCGATGCGAGAGATCGCCGAGGCGGTAGGGGCCTCGAAGGCAGCCCTTTATTATCATTTCCAGGACAAGGAGGCGCTATTCCTGGCCGTGTTGTCTGCAGACCTGCGCGACCTAGGAAGGCGCGTGGCTGAGGCGCGAGCCTCTGGCCAGACCACTGAAGTGCGACTGCGGGCAGTCGTCCGTTCTATCCTATCCTTACCCCCCGAGCAGCGAGCCATTATCCGTCTTGCTAGTCAGGAAATGACCCACATCAGCGCAGAAGCGCGGCAGACTTTCTATGCCGCATACCGGGAGCAGTTTATAAGCCCTATAGCTGAGGTGTTGGCCGAAGGGATGGCTCTGGGTGATCTAAGGCAGGCCGATCCAGTTCGCTTAACGTGGATTCTACTGGGAATGATGTATCCTTTCTTCTATCCTGCACATGCGGTAGACTTGGGCAATCCTGTAGGCGCAGTGGACCTCATCGTCGAGGTCTTCCTACGTGGGGCCGGCTCATAA
- a CDS encoding BCD family MFS transporter, with translation MSSGSTVVHGPAFSPWRALKLGSFHIGSSLTDLLNLAVWNRVLIVELGAAAWLVALMSALRYLLAPLTLWAGHRSDTRPIFGSYRLAYIWLGRLLMWISLPLLPLSAAAISREEGLYGWTVGFIAFTLYGVGTLISGAPFLALVHDSASYERRGQAISIVQFILVVSFAFIPALYAVVMPIYELARFWQIVEMAMVGALFFWVFAVVGEERTRPQRSPDTLSWRQALMVIWSEPQARRYGLYLATAAFFAFMQDAILEPFGGDVFGLSVGETTRFNAYWGIGVLMGMVGAYLITRQRRPDQQVPTTVIGMAWLSLSLGFIGVASAIQAIAWLRPSLILFGLGFGIFTVGGASLLMAMSAESQAGTYLAMWSVIQLLSRGLGIAFGGFMRDVAMWALPKPALAYGVVFWLEALGLSMAILLLLRVDIGGFARRQHRAALDPASALAD, from the coding sequence ATGTCCTCGGGGTCGACAGTGGTTCACGGGCCCGCCTTCAGTCCCTGGCGGGCCCTCAAATTGGGCAGCTTCCATATTGGTTCATCGCTGACCGACCTGCTGAACTTGGCTGTGTGGAACCGGGTGTTGATCGTAGAGCTGGGCGCAGCGGCGTGGTTAGTCGCGCTAATGAGCGCTTTGCGCTATCTGCTAGCTCCATTGACGCTGTGGGCCGGACACCGCTCAGACACGCGCCCGATCTTTGGCAGCTATCGGTTGGCATATATCTGGCTAGGTCGGCTTCTAATGTGGATTTCTCTGCCGTTACTGCCGCTCTCGGCTGCAGCCATCAGTCGGGAAGAAGGCCTGTATGGATGGACGGTGGGGTTCATCGCTTTCACCCTGTACGGGGTGGGGACGCTGATCTCAGGGGCGCCCTTCCTTGCCCTCGTGCACGACAGCGCTTCCTATGAGCGCCGAGGACAGGCCATCAGCATTGTCCAGTTTATACTGGTGGTAAGCTTCGCCTTCATTCCGGCACTGTATGCGGTGGTGATGCCCATCTACGAGTTGGCACGCTTTTGGCAGATCGTGGAGATGGCTATGGTAGGGGCGCTCTTCTTCTGGGTCTTCGCTGTGGTTGGAGAAGAGCGGACGCGTCCCCAGCGATCACCGGACACTCTGTCGTGGCGCCAAGCCCTGATGGTGATCTGGTCAGAGCCACAGGCCCGGAGGTATGGGCTCTATTTAGCCACTGCAGCGTTCTTCGCCTTTATGCAGGACGCGATTCTCGAGCCATTCGGCGGCGATGTGTTCGGCCTCTCGGTGGGTGAGACGACGCGATTCAACGCCTATTGGGGGATCGGCGTGTTGATGGGGATGGTCGGAGCCTATCTGATCACGCGTCAACGCCGACCGGATCAGCAGGTTCCTACCACTGTGATCGGGATGGCTTGGTTGAGCCTGTCCCTGGGGTTCATCGGCGTGGCATCTGCGATCCAGGCGATAGCATGGCTGCGACCGTCGTTGATCCTATTCGGGCTGGGCTTCGGCATCTTCACCGTAGGTGGTGCCAGCCTGCTTATGGCGATGAGCGCGGAATCACAAGCGGGCACCTATTTGGCCATGTGGTCGGTGATTCAACTGCTGTCGCGCGGGCTGGGGATCGCCTTCGGGGGCTTCATGCGAGATGTGGCCATGTGGGCCCTTCCTAAGCCAGCTCTGGCCTATGGCGTGGTCTTTTGGCTGGAGGCGTTGGGGCTCAGCATGGCGATCTTGCTCTTGCTGCGGGTCGATATAGGGGGATTCGCTCGCCGTCAGCATCGGGCTGCGCTTGATCCGGCCTCTGCCCTGGCAGACTGA
- a CDS encoding MFS transporter: MDDQKRNRVLLLLFIGVLMGALDIAIVGPALPAVQRAFGIGERSLAWIFTIYVLFNLVGTPLMAKLSDSLGRRAIYVADVGLFALGSLIVATAPSFSFVLLGRAIQGLGAGGIFPVASAVIGDTFPPERRGGALGLIGAVFGIAFLIGPILGGALLLFGWRWLFLINLPIALGVIIASLRLLPARRLGQRLAFDAIGMGILGALLASLAYALNQLDTLRLGESLGSPQVWPFLAISLIALPLLVAWEQRQDNPIVRLGLFGSRQIALASVFSAGAGLSEAALVFIPAFIVATFEVSESVASFMLVPAVLAMAIGAPAAGRLLDRQGSRLVVLLAMALLTAGLLMLSLLAQRLALFYSAGILIGLGLSMLLGAPLRYIVLTEAPLSDRASAQGLLTLFTSVGQLVGGVLVGAVAASTGGGVSGYRAAYLLVGLISGLLSLLTLLLKSRTEEMVTIGLEAHRAGAVNSIDGG; this comes from the coding sequence ATGGATGACCAGAAGCGAAATCGGGTCCTCTTGCTCTTGTTCATCGGCGTCCTTATGGGTGCACTGGATATTGCCATCGTTGGGCCAGCGCTGCCTGCCGTTCAACGAGCTTTCGGCATCGGTGAGCGCTCTCTCGCTTGGATCTTTACCATCTACGTACTGTTCAACTTAGTGGGTACGCCCTTAATGGCTAAGCTGTCGGATAGCCTTGGGCGGCGAGCCATCTACGTGGCCGACGTGGGGCTTTTCGCCCTAGGCTCGCTGATAGTGGCCACTGCCCCATCGTTCTCATTCGTTCTCCTGGGGCGCGCTATCCAGGGACTAGGTGCAGGCGGTATCTTCCCAGTGGCTAGCGCTGTCATCGGCGATACCTTTCCTCCGGAGAGACGGGGCGGCGCATTAGGGCTGATCGGCGCAGTCTTTGGCATTGCCTTCCTCATCGGGCCTATCCTGGGAGGCGCGCTTCTCCTCTTCGGCTGGCGCTGGCTCTTTCTGATCAATCTGCCCATCGCCCTGGGAGTGATCATCGCCAGTTTGCGTCTTCTGCCTGCTAGGAGGCTGGGACAAAGGCTCGCTTTCGATGCGATCGGAATGGGTATTCTAGGGGCCTTGCTGGCCTCCCTAGCTTACGCGCTGAACCAGCTAGATACATTGCGCCTTGGGGAGAGCTTAGGTTCTCCCCAAGTCTGGCCATTCCTGGCCATTTCATTGATCGCTCTCCCCTTGTTAGTCGCCTGGGAGCAGCGTCAGGATAATCCGATAGTGCGGTTGGGCCTCTTTGGATCCCGCCAGATCGCCTTAGCTAGTGTGTTTTCCGCTGGGGCTGGCCTTAGTGAAGCTGCGCTGGTGTTTATCCCCGCTTTTATTGTGGCCACTTTCGAAGTTTCAGAATCAGTGGCCAGCTTTATGTTGGTGCCTGCTGTGCTGGCGATGGCCATCGGTGCGCCAGCAGCTGGTAGACTCCTGGATCGGCAGGGCTCACGCCTGGTCGTGTTGCTGGCGATGGCCCTGCTGACAGCCGGATTATTAATGCTCAGCTTATTGGCGCAGAGGTTGGCTCTCTTCTATTCTGCTGGCATCCTCATCGGGCTGGGCTTATCTATGTTACTAGGCGCTCCGTTGCGGTACATCGTCCTAACCGAGGCGCCTCTAAGCGATCGGGCATCAGCTCAGGGCTTGTTGACCCTTTTCACCAGTGTGGGACAACTCGTAGGGGGCGTATTGGTGGGCGCAGTAGCTGCATCTACAGGAGGCGGCGTGTCCGGATATCGGGCAGCTTATCTGCTCGTAGGACTGATTTCCGGCTTACTGAGTCTCCTCACTTTGTTGCTAAAGTCAAGAACAGAAGAGATGGTAACAATCGGTTTAGAGGCTCATAGAGCAGGGGCTGTGAATTCGATCGACGGAGGTTGA
- a CDS encoding ABC transporter permease, with product MTQSSAPVTASIAEPLRPSQQPLPDLRRGPISRGRVWTRLPGLLIGLADLALKRLWHHPGLALLELFGVTLAIGLVTSAGFFAQAVDAVMLRQELDELSQMTGRPAFSTRVYFFPSPRKPMPLEVAEQTGHHVADTLSSEIGLPLKHTGLQVESGSLMLMTQPNDLRWAGERRHLGSVNLVYIAGIRDHMEIVAGDPLDEVASGEALDVWMHAYFAEKMGVHVGERFEVAVTLNDIPILVQIKGIWRARNPKDPYWFNNPDMGLRESLLVRRQDYIARVQPTIPSGTRFVAWHIILDERQVLPDKARQYAAGLQRGLAVINKYLPDARLDMSPLGPLETFVQRQTTLTTTILAFNVPAFGFLLYFLVLTSAIVARWQRRETAILVSRGMGASGVLGLTLVEEVLLCLVGLPLGIGLGLGIARLMGYADSFLSFTGARPPLPVSLHGMNLVLILSALGVALASRLGPAIAAARQSVVEQEREHARPLRNPFWHRYYLDVLLVLPTVYAYQQLLDKGTLALLVRDRPEDLYRDPLLILVPALFILTAALISMRLFPLVMWLMDRLASVAPWIVPHLALRQLGRQSQSYANPLLLVITSLALGIYTLSMAASLDQWLVDRMYYRVGADVVFEPAPLRRDDGPTEPAAGADWIPLPSEFLDLPGVQAVTRVGDYPAEIQVGNGNSIRGRFLAIDRLDFPKVAWFRDDLADEPLGGLMNRLATSSENLLVSEQFLRQRHLQIGDRLTIRVKLDELTKVSSTFVIAGTYRYFPTVYEDQVAVIGNLEHLFSFFGATFPHQIWLRVAEGTDGKATLAAVPRKGVEATRPEDARVLIAEEQAKMERVGIFGTLSIGFLAAAIMAALGLLLHSYASLRERLYRFAVLRSIGLLRRQIVGQVILEYSVLTAYSAVAAIVIGAFASQLFIPFFRITGERGVPLPPLLPVIAQDRIVPLAIAFAGFMILMELAVVAMALYRRLFEAVRMGDQG from the coding sequence ATGACGCAATCCTCGGCACCGGTCACCGCTAGCATCGCAGAGCCCCTCCGCCCATCTCAACAGCCTCTCCCCGACCTCAGGCGAGGTCCGATCTCCCGCGGCCGCGTGTGGACCCGTCTGCCAGGGCTGCTGATAGGGCTGGCCGATCTTGCGCTCAAACGGCTGTGGCATCACCCTGGCCTGGCGCTGTTGGAGCTGTTCGGCGTCACCCTAGCCATCGGTCTAGTTACCAGCGCCGGTTTCTTCGCCCAGGCCGTAGATGCGGTGATGCTCCGCCAAGAGCTGGATGAGCTCAGTCAGATGACGGGAAGGCCGGCGTTTTCTACCCGTGTGTATTTCTTCCCCTCGCCGCGCAAGCCCATGCCTTTGGAGGTCGCTGAGCAGACAGGGCATCATGTAGCGGACACCCTTTCCTCAGAGATAGGACTGCCTCTGAAGCATACGGGGCTGCAGGTGGAAAGTGGTAGTCTGATGTTGATGACCCAACCTAATGACCTCCGCTGGGCTGGGGAACGAAGGCATTTGGGCAGCGTCAACCTGGTTTACATTGCCGGGATCCGCGATCACATGGAGATCGTGGCTGGCGATCCGCTTGACGAGGTAGCGTCTGGCGAGGCCCTCGACGTGTGGATGCACGCTTACTTCGCTGAGAAAATGGGAGTCCACGTCGGCGAGAGGTTCGAGGTGGCTGTTACACTGAACGATATCCCCATCCTCGTGCAGATCAAAGGGATCTGGCGAGCGCGTAACCCCAAGGATCCCTATTGGTTTAACAACCCTGACATGGGATTGCGCGAGTCGCTGCTAGTCCGCCGTCAGGACTATATCGCTCGCGTGCAGCCAACCATTCCATCCGGCACCCGCTTTGTTGCCTGGCACATCATCCTAGACGAGCGTCAAGTCCTACCGGATAAAGCCCGCCAGTATGCTGCAGGGCTTCAACGTGGTCTGGCTGTCATCAACAAGTATTTGCCAGATGCCAGGCTCGATATGTCGCCATTAGGGCCGCTGGAGACCTTCGTACAACGCCAGACCACCCTTACGACGACCATTCTGGCCTTTAACGTGCCCGCGTTCGGCTTCCTGCTGTACTTCTTGGTCTTGACCTCAGCGATCGTCGCCCGTTGGCAACGGCGAGAGACGGCGATCCTGGTTAGCCGCGGCATGGGTGCGTCCGGCGTCCTGGGCCTCACGCTAGTGGAAGAGGTGCTTTTGTGCCTCGTAGGCCTTCCGCTGGGCATTGGGTTAGGCCTGGGGATCGCCCGTCTGATGGGATACGCTGATAGCTTCCTTTCGTTTACGGGTGCGCGCCCGCCATTGCCCGTCTCTTTGCATGGGATGAACCTTGTGCTGATCTTGAGCGCGCTGGGGGTGGCGTTGGCCTCTCGGCTGGGGCCGGCCATCGCCGCTGCACGCCAAAGCGTGGTCGAGCAAGAGCGAGAGCACGCTCGGCCGCTGCGCAACCCCTTCTGGCATCGGTACTACCTGGATGTCCTGTTGGTCCTGCCAACCGTGTATGCTTATCAGCAGTTGTTGGACAAGGGAACGTTGGCCCTGCTGGTACGGGACCGACCTGAGGACCTATACCGCGATCCACTGCTGATCTTAGTGCCGGCGTTATTCATTCTGACAGCGGCGCTAATAAGCATGCGTCTCTTCCCGCTGGTCATGTGGCTGATGGACCGCCTGGCGAGCGTGGCTCCCTGGATCGTGCCGCACTTGGCGCTGCGCCAGCTCGGCCGACAAAGCCAAAGTTATGCTAATCCCTTGCTATTGGTGATCACTTCGCTGGCTCTGGGGATTTACACCCTCTCGATGGCGGCCAGCCTGGACCAGTGGCTAGTAGATCGCATGTATTACCGCGTAGGGGCTGATGTGGTCTTTGAGCCGGCTCCGCTGCGGAGAGATGATGGGCCGACGGAACCAGCAGCAGGTGCAGATTGGATCCCGCTCCCGAGCGAGTTCCTGGACTTGCCAGGAGTCCAAGCAGTAACGCGAGTGGGGGATTACCCGGCAGAGATCCAGGTGGGCAACGGCAACAGTATTCGAGGCCGTTTCCTGGCCATTGACCGCCTAGACTTCCCTAAGGTTGCCTGGTTTCGGGATGACCTGGCCGATGAGCCGTTGGGTGGGCTAATGAACCGTCTGGCTACCTCGTCGGAAAACCTGTTGGTCTCTGAACAATTCCTGCGCCAGCGCCATTTGCAGATCGGCGATCGGCTGACGATCAGGGTAAAGCTGGACGAGCTGACGAAGGTCTCTTCGACTTTCGTCATCGCGGGCACGTATCGCTACTTTCCCACTGTATACGAGGACCAGGTAGCAGTGATCGGCAATCTAGAGCACCTCTTCTCGTTCTTCGGTGCCACCTTCCCCCATCAAATCTGGCTACGCGTGGCGGAGGGCACGGACGGCAAGGCCACCCTCGCCGCGGTGCCCCGAAAAGGTGTGGAAGCCACGCGGCCGGAGGATGCACGAGTGCTGATTGCCGAGGAGCAAGCCAAGATGGAACGGGTGGGCATCTTCGGCACGCTGTCTATTGGCTTTCTGGCGGCAGCTATTATGGCGGCGTTGGGATTGCTCCTTCACAGCTATGCCTCGCTCCGGGAGCGGCTGTACCGTTTCGCAGTATTGCGGTCCATCGGCCTGTTGCGGCGTCAGATCGTCGGACAGGTGATTCTGGAGTACAGCGTGCTGACGGCTTACAGCGCCGTGGCGGCTATCGTGATCGGCGCTTTCGCCTCCCAACTCTTCATCCCGTTCTTCCGGATCACCGGCGAGCGAGGAGTCCCGCTGCCTCCTCTGCTGCCGGTGATCGCCCAGGACCGGATCGTGCCGTTGGCCATCGCCTTCGCCGGCTTCATGATCTTGATGGAGCTGGCCGTGGTCGCCATGGCGCTTTATCGCCGGCTGTTTGAGGCGGTCCGCATGGGAGATCAGGGATAG